A window of the Candidatus Woesearchaeota archaeon genome harbors these coding sequences:
- a CDS encoding DUF1893 domain-containing protein produces the protein MNFSFLDYSLALLDSNERMIFSSRERHLKPLLECIKKFRGNASSCILYDRIIGLAASRLIAYSCFISEVITPVASKNAASFLKSKRINLNAGKIVDNILNSKKDGLCPMENLALKITDSKEFYEKITEKIRN, from the coding sequence ATGAATTTTTCATTTTTAGATTATTCGCTTGCGCTTCTTGACAGCAATGAAAGAATGATTTTTTCATCAAGGGAAAGGCATCTTAAGCCGCTTCTTGAATGCATAAAAAAATTCAGGGGCAATGCTTCATCGTGCATTCTGTATGACAGAATTATAGGGCTTGCAGCATCAAGGCTGATTGCTTATTCCTGCTTCATTTCAGAGGTAATCACTCCTGTTGCATCTAAAAATGCAGCCTCCTTCCTTAAATCAAAAAGAATTAATCTGAACGCTGGGAAAATAGTGGATAATATTCTCAACAGCAAAAAAGACGGCTTATGCCCCATGGAGAATCTTGCATTGAAAATTACAGACAGCAAAGAATTCTATGAAAAAATCACTGAGAAGATAAGGAATTAA